A window of the Aspergillus flavus chromosome 6, complete sequence genome harbors these coding sequences:
- a CDS encoding mitochondrial carrier domain-containing protein has protein sequence MDNSSLDIWVAGALAAVTVDFLVYPMDTLKTRIQSPNYNHLYKDATGAIKRDVLFRGLYQGVWSVVLATVPSSGAFFTTYESSKHILTLSSIQSQSQSQSSSQNPLPFTHPLPTPLIHALSSSLGEMVSCAILTPAEVLKQNAQVLDMNSPTSTSTKTPRQGATIQVLAKFRHRPWKLWSGYTALVGRNLPFTGLHFPIFEGVRRWLVSWRGRERRNGDRNGGKNGNGVFERAVLTGIAAGVSGTVASVVTTPIDVVKTRVMLGAGGEELKGTEKTVRKVKGTLAVGREVWKEEGLRGLFRGGALRSVWSAFGMSIYLGIYEGGRMYLEKRRKEDEGGVL, from the exons ATGGATAACAGTAGCCTCGATATCTGGGTT gcCGGCGCCCTAGCAGCCGTAACAGTCGACTTCCTAGTATACCCAATGGACACACTCAAAACGCGCATCCAATCACCAAACTACAACCACCTCTACAAAGACGCAACAGGCGCTATAAAACGAGACGTCCTCTTCCGGGGGTTATACCAGGGCGTATGGAGCGTTGTACTCGCAACGGTACCTTCAT CAGGAGCATTCTTCACAACCTACGAAAGCTCAAAACACATCCTAACCCTCTCCTCCATCCAGTCCCAATCTCAATCCCAATCTTCATCCCAAAACCCCCTCCCATTCACCCACCCCCTCCCCACACCCCTAATCCAcgccctctcctcctcccttgGTGAAATGGTCTCCTGCGCAATCCTCACCCCCGCAGAAGTCCTAAAGCAAAACGCCCAAGTCCTGGACATGAACTCCCCAACCTCCACCAGCACAAAGACACCCAGACAAGGCGCTACAATCCAGGTCTTGGCGAAGTTCAGACACAGGCCTTGGAAGTTGTGGAGTGGGTATACGGCGCTTGTGGGTAGGAATCTGCCGTTTACGGGGTTGCATTTTCCGATTTTTGAGGGGGTGAGGAGGTGGCTTGTTTCTTGGAGGGGTCGGGAGAGGAGAAATGGTGATAGGAATGGAGGCAAGAATGGGAATGGGGTGTTTGAGAGGGCGGTTTTGACGGGGATTGCGGCTGGAGTGTCTGGGACTGTGGCTTCGGTTGTTACGACGCCGATTGATGTTGTTAAGACGAGGGTTATGTTGGGGGCTGGCggggaggagttgaaggGGACGGAGAAGACGGTTAGGAAGGTGAAGGGGACGTTGGCGGTTGGGAGGGAAGTGTGGAAGGAGGAGGGCCTTAGGGGGTTGTTTCGTGGAGGTGCGTTGAGGTCGGTTTGGTCGGCTTTTGGGATGAGTATTTATCTAGGGATTTATGAGGGCGGGAGGATGTatttggagaagaggaggaaggaggatgagggtgGAGTGTTGTAA
- a CDS encoding eukaryotic translation initiation factor 3 subunit H (eukaryotic translation initiation factor 3 subunit EifCh, putative), with amino-acid sequence MAEKEVPLTAVKVDALVVMKIIKHSSQSFPTTATGSIVGMDVDGTLEITNSFPFPVVEMPADSHFDNAAPNPAAAAPRAKANVAYQAEMIRMLREVNVDANNVGWYTSANMGNFVNMNVIENQFFYQKEMNERTVALVHDVSRSAQGSLSLRAFRLSSKFMTAFKENKFTSEELQKSSLRHQDIFVELPVEIHNSHLITTFIHQLQCPSQSTPTDLPPSLAALEKSSFVKDSVLAPNFDNLSLSIDPFLEKNCDLLLDSIETHHTETNNFQYYQRSLAREQAKITAWQAKRKAENASRAALKQPLLPEDEYQRLFKLPQEPSRLETMLNTRQVEQYSRQIDSFVSATTGKMFAVKGNLLPGETAK; translated from the exons ATGGCGGA GAAAGAAGTTCCCCTCACGGCCGTCAAGGTCGATGCCTTG GTGGTCATGAAGATCATCAAGCACTCTTCTCAGTCTTTCCCGACGACTGCGACCGGTTCGATCGTCGGCATGGACGTGGACGGTACCCTGGAGATCACGAACTCTTTCCCATTCCCGGTCGTTGAGATGCCCGCCGACTCGCACTTCGACAACGCCGCCCCTAACCCGGCTGCTGCTGCCCCTCGTGCGAAGGCCAACGTGGCTTACCAGGCTGAGATGATCCGCATGCTTCGGGAGGTCAACGTCGATGCGAACAACGTCGGTTGGTACACCAGCGCGAACATGGGTAACTTCGTCAACATGAACGTGATCGAGAACCAGTTCTTTTACCAGAAGGAGATGAACGAGCGGACAGTTGCTCTTGTGCACGATGTCAGCCGCAGTGCCCAGGGAAGCCTTAGCCTGCGGGCCTTCCGCCTTTCTTCTAAGTTCATGACTGCTTTCAAGGAGAACAAGTTCACCTCTGAGGA GCTTCAAAAGTCCTCTCTGAGACACCAGGACATCTTCGTTGAGCTTCCAGTTGAAATTCACAACTCTCATTTGATCACCACTTTCATCCACCAGCTCCAGTGCCCCAGCCAGTCCACTCCTACCGACCTTCCCCCCTCTTTGGCTGCTCTGGAGAAGAGCTCCTTCGTTAAGGACAGCGTTCTGGCCCCCAACTTCGACAACCTGTCTCTCAGCATCGACCCCTTCCTCGAGAAGAACTGCGACCTTCTGCTGGACAGCATCGAGACCCACCACACCGAGACCAACAACTTCCAGTACTATCAGCGTTCGCTTGCTCGTGAGCAGGCCAAGATCACCGCCTGGCAAGCCAAGCGCAAGGCCGAGAACGCCAGCCGTGCGGCCCTCAAGCAGCCTCTCCTGCCCGAGGATGAGTACCAGCGTCTGTTCAAGCTTCCCCAGGAGCCCAGCCGCCTCGAGACTATGCTCAACACCCGGCAAGTGGAGCAGTACTCGCGCCAGATCGACAGCTTCGTTTCGGCGACGACGGGTAAGATGTTTGCGGTTAAGGGAAACCTGCTGCCCGGAGAGACCGCCAAATAG
- a CDS encoding Alpha/Beta hydrolase protein gives MPTETFNYGEEHALQTVTVTTLSETLDKKFWIILIHGGAWRDPKIDAINFSNPAISKLTTSPKYADVLPHITAFASISYRLSPHPDHPQDQSSTNPRDYRGSKHPDHINDVQAAIAFLQRKYGFEERYILVGHSCGAMLAYQSVMGQFKAGISHGPVAVAGLAGIYDLKKFRDTHKEIPAYQEIVEGAFGDDEAAWDAVSPAVVKGADGIEGGWTHGSFAILAHSSDDSLVDETQDEAMDAALIGGWWKLQSEDKLRCVTRMPLEGEHDECWEKGDGLAEVIGYAIEKQLEITYEEEPEESKSPV, from the exons ATGCCCACCGAAACATTTAACTATGGCGAAGAGCACGCCCTTCAAACAGTGACAGTGACTACCTTATCAGAGACACTCGACAAAAAATTCTGGATTAT CTTGATCCATGGCGGCGCCTGGCGCGACCCGAAGATAGACGCCATCAACTTCTCCAACCCCGCCATATCCAAGCTCACCACTTCCCCAAAATACGCCGACGTTCTCCCTCACATCACAGCATTCGCATCCATTTCCTACCGTCTCAGCCCCCATCCGGACCATCCCCAGGACCAGTCGAGCACTAATCCCCGAGACTACCGCGGCTCCAAACACCCAGACCATATCAATGACGTGCAAGCAGCCATAGCCTTCCTGCAGCGCAAATATGGCTTCGAGGAACGGTATATACTCGTCGGCCACAGCTGTGGTGCTATGTTGGCGTACCAGTCGGTGATGGGCCAGTTTAAAGCTGGCATATCGCACGGTCCGGTAGCTGTGGCGGGTTTGGCAGGGATATACGATTTGAAGAAATTCCGGGATACTCACAAGGAGATACCGGCGTATCAGGAGATTGTGGAGGGGGCTtttggggatgatgaggctgCGTGGGATGCTGTATCTCCTGCCGTGGTCAAAGGGGCGGATGGTATTGAGGGTGGGTGGACTCATGGGTCTTTCGCGATTCTGGCGCACTCGTCTGATGATTCGCTTGTGGATGAGACGCAGGATGAGGCTATGGATGCTGCCCTTATCGGTGGGTGGTGGAAACTGCAGTCTGAGGACAAACTGAGATGTGTTACGCGGATGCCTCTAGAAGGTGAGCACGATGAGTGCTGGGAAAAGGGCGATGGGCTCGCGGAGGTTATTGGCTATGCTATTGAGAAGCAGTTGGAAATAACCTACGAAGAAGAGCCTGAAGAGTCGAAATCACCTGTTTAG
- a CDS encoding putative casein kinase 2 beta (regulatory subunit Ckb2), translated as MASPSSSQQQLGLSSTPPPPSVVPNYFRTDPTLRSSRQRLPVYLPPSSDDTANWRTQFISSRGNEYFCEIDEEYLTDRFNLTGLNTEVPYYQYALDLVTDVFDLDADDDLREQIEKSARHLYGLVHARYIVTTRGLTKMVDKYKKGDFGKCPRVMCEGQPLLPMGQHDIPNMSTVRLYCPKCEDLYNPKSSRHASIDGAYFGASFPSMLFQVYPGLVPEKSTSRYEPRIYGFKVHAAAALARWQDQYREDMKSRLRDAGMEVKYVEDEEVEDDEDDDEEDQGFDPKERVVGDAASGRMDMGV; from the exons ATGGCGTCTCCCTCGTCCAGTCAGCAGCAGCTGGGGCTGTCTAGcactccacctccaccttctGTGGTTCCCAATTACTTTAGGACCGATCCTACTCTTCGCTCCTCACGCCAGAGACTCCCTGTTTACCTGCCACCGAGTTCTGACGACACAGCTAATTGGCGCACACAGTTCATCTCCTCTCGTGGAAACGAGTACTTCTGCGAAATCGATGAGGAATATTTGACCGATCGCTTTAACCTTACTGGCCTCAACACTGAGGTGCCATACTACCAGTACGCCTTAGATTTGGTGACTGATGTGTTTGACCTCGATGCGGATGACGACCTGCGCGAACAGATTGAAAAGTCGGCGCGTCATCTCTACGGACTCGTCCACGCAAGATACATTGTCACCACCCGTGGTCTTACTAAGATG GTCGACAAGTACAAGAAGGGCGACTTCGGCAAATGTCCCCGTGTTATGTGCGAAGGCCAACCTCTTTTGCCTATGGGCCAACACGACATTCCGAACATGAGCACTGTCCGTCTTTACTGCCCCAAATGCGAAGATCTCTACAACCCCAAGTCCTCTCGCCATGCTTCTATCGACGGTGCCTATTTTGGAGCGTCTTTCCCTAGCATGCTTTTCCAGGTGTACCCAGGCTTGGTCCCTGAGAAGAGTACCAGCCGTTATGAGCCTCGTATTTACGGATTCAAAGTTCATGCAGCTGCTGCCCTGGCCCGCTGGCAGGATCAATACCGCGAGGACATGAAGTCGCGTCTTCGTGATGCCGGCATGGAAGTCAAGTacgttgaagatgaggaagtggaggatgatgaggatgacgacgaagaagatcaggGCTTTGATCCAAAGGAGCGGGTTGTGGGCGATGCTGCCTCCGGCCGTATGGATATGGGCGTTTGA
- a CDS encoding 1,4-beta-D-glucan cellobiohydrolase C (cellobiohydrolase, putative) → MHTLNMQALVALSPLLFSAATALPQASVTPSPSSSVPASSGPAPTATAGGNPFEGYDLYVNPYYKSEVESLAIPSMTGSLAEKASAAANVPSFHWLDTTDKVPQMGEFLEDIKTKNAAGANPPTAGIFVVYDLPDRDCAALASNGEFLISDGGVEKYKAYIDSIREQVEKYSDTQIILVIEPDSLANLVTNLNVQKCANAQDAYLECTNYALTQLNLPNVAMYLDAGHAGWLGWPANIGPAAELYASVYKNASSPAAVRGLATNVANYNAFSIDSCPSYTQGSTVCDEKTYINNFAPQLKSAGFDAHFIVDTGRNGNQPTGQSQWGDWCNVKNTGFGVRPTTDTGDELVDAFVWVKPGGESDGTSDTSAERYDAHCGYADALTPAPEAGTWFQAYFEQLVENANPSL, encoded by the exons ATGCATACCCTCAACATGCAGGCCCTGGTGGCTTTGTCacccttgctcttctccgcTGCCACAGCTCTTCCCCAAGCGAGCGTCACCCCATCTCCTTCGTCGTCCGTTCCGGCGTCAAGCGGCCCTGCTCCTACGGCAACAGCAGGCGGAAATCCCTTCGAGGGATATGATCTCTATGTGAACCCCTACTACAAGTCTGAGGTTGAGAGTCTTGCCATACCATCCATGACCGGCTCGCTAGCTGAGAAAGCCAGCGCTGCAGCGAATGTTCCCTCATTCCACTGGCT TGACACTACAGACAAAGTCCCCCAGATGGGCGAGTTCctcgaggatatcaagacCAAGAACGCCGCTGGAGCGAATCCCCCAACCGCCGGTATCTTCGTCGTCTACGATCTGCCTGACCGTGACTGTGCGGCATTGGCCAGTAATGGAGAGTTCCTGATTAGCGATGGTGGTGTCGAGAAGTACAAGGCGTATATTGATTCAATCCGGGAGCAGGTTGAGAAGTACTCGGACACCCAGATTATCTTGGTCATCG AACCCGACAGTCTAGCAAACCTGGTCACCAACCTGAATGTGCAAAAGTGTGCCAACGCCCAAGACGCCTATCTGGAATGTACCAACTATGCTTTGACGCAGTTGAACCTGCCCAACGTTGCTATGTATCTTGATGCCG GCCACGCAGGATGGCTAGGCTGGCCCGCCAACATCGGCCCAGCAGCCGAGCTCTACGCCTCCGTATACAAGAACGCATCCTCCCCCGCCGCTGTGCGCGGTCTGGCCACCAACGTAGCGAACTACAACGCTTTCTCCATCGACTCATGCCCTTCATATACACAGGGCAGCACCGTCTGCGACGAGAAGACCTACATCAACAACTTCGCCCCGCAGCTCAAGAGTGCTGGCTTCGATGCTCACTTCATCGTTGATACGG GCCGCAATGGAAACCAACCCACCGGCCAAAGCCAATGGGGCGACTGGTGTAACGTGAAGAACACTGGTTTCGGTGTCCGTCCTACCACCGATACTGGAGATGAGCTCGTCGATGCTTTCGTCTGGGTTAAGCCCGGTGGTGAAAGTGACGGTACCTCGGATACCTCTGCGGAGCGCTACGATGCTCACTGTGGATATGCTGATGCGTTGACGCCTGCTCCTGAGGCTGGTACTTGGTTCCAG GCTTATTTCGAACAGCTAGTTGAGAATGCTAACCCTTCCTTGTAA